In Labilibaculum sp. DW002, one DNA window encodes the following:
- a CDS encoding hybrid sensor histidine kinase/response regulator transcription factor encodes MLRLFFCFAFLSIFLSAHCDELRFEHYSNERGLSHNSVRSILQDKNGFLWFGTFGGVNRFDGVDFKAFTSDIYNPNYLQDDDITQLVADDSENIWIGTSNGLTRFHLPTSKFKTFHPDSNQNNQICGNKIRALFIDRNKRVWVGTKHKGLCYYDDEEKIFHKVELDNVEYIRSITQTKDNKIWVGTYENGIYSFEIDDSGMVTNLVHVEMKNKDQESLNSPVYFLYEDHKFDVFAGTRGGLYKLNKLKGEFELLEQKDVAIDFFRCITRGPDDFYWVGTTNGLIKCSLIEDIALNSYERYDTDLSYNKSLTNNYISCLYFDAAGVLWIGTENGVEKYDPFDNQFKMTRIKGVLGNRIPIVSSFGQTYDNNILIGTHANGIYLKKSNEIRLVSAKDLRIVSIYSADGKTFYCGLWDGRVLKFDYLNSKMEILEVGFNDIPVFSILKISKDRLLIGSNGEGLIEYNIRSKKYNQVKPEVLGNQDINKIVQNYSGVIWLATENGIFRYNSKTKSLKNYNYNENGDQGLSNDKIKDIIIDVKGKVWASTRHGLNYYDPLIDEFVTVSEPQELKDIWITDMAVDSTGQMWLNMNFNQIAKYNPIEKDLRVFSVNNGVRSNIYNKRGFLFSNKSQICLGGENSFISFKPYLLKENNYSPAPLISDFRVKNTPVLPGDTINGQVILTEDLNYSKKVDLNYDNRMFSISFSSCSYVNEIQNKFQYMLQGFDKEWIDATSSSKTVQYTNLYPNKYLFKIRTINSNGYWSDTSSYQINILPPFWLTYKAFMLFFILIVIVIYLVRKQLKNRYDLKQELLLEKVKRERDENLTNEKLRFFTNISHELRTPISLILGPAKQLIEEGEGTDYQKSRVNLILQNSSRLLYLVNQLLDFRKAQTGELQLKVSKTDILLYTRNTFHSFESFAKDKKISFNLVSEEESIKGWIDRDKYDKILYNLLSNAIKFTPKYGNVDLYVGIKEFKPKRLVIEVSDDGIGIPLESQKKIFSRFYQAANSMEDNTGSGIGLSLVNSLVKLHKATIDVQSIPDKGSVFGLEIPIEREYYKDSEVFDYESKPIEPVNLNHIETKKTVQSTHLKEKILVIEDNVELRKFAVEYLSDYFKVYEAENGEEGLKICRQVRPILCVADVMMPVMDGFQFCEELKSDETISHIPVVLLTALSDNENKIKGYKLGADAYLVKPFDPSLLKTRIDNIVKARVELKGKFSVDAESDVNVLTHSPVDEEFMTKLTVFIEEKLSEPELTASLLCDKMGMSSSKLYRKIKELTDLAPNEFIRTIRLKKSAQLLKGKRYNVSEVATMVGFNDPLYFSRCFKKQFGYPPSKLIK; translated from the coding sequence ATGTTGAGGCTATTTTTTTGTTTTGCTTTTCTTTCAATATTCTTATCAGCTCATTGTGATGAACTTAGGTTTGAGCATTACAGTAATGAAAGAGGATTGTCACATAATTCTGTTCGATCTATTTTACAAGATAAAAATGGTTTTTTGTGGTTCGGAACTTTTGGAGGCGTAAATCGTTTCGATGGGGTCGATTTTAAAGCATTTACGAGTGATATTTACAATCCAAATTACCTGCAGGATGATGACATTACTCAGCTGGTAGCAGATGATAGTGAAAATATTTGGATTGGAACAAGTAATGGCCTAACACGCTTTCATTTGCCTACATCTAAATTTAAAACATTTCATCCTGATTCAAATCAAAACAATCAAATTTGCGGAAATAAAATTCGGGCTTTATTTATTGATCGGAACAAGAGAGTTTGGGTTGGAACCAAACATAAAGGATTGTGCTATTACGATGATGAGGAAAAAATATTTCATAAGGTTGAGTTAGATAATGTTGAGTACATTCGATCTATAACTCAAACAAAGGACAATAAAATATGGGTTGGCACCTATGAAAATGGTATTTATTCCTTTGAGATAGATGATTCCGGAATGGTCACAAATCTTGTTCATGTAGAAATGAAGAACAAGGATCAGGAATCGCTTAATAGCCCTGTTTATTTTCTTTATGAGGATCATAAATTTGATGTTTTTGCAGGTACCCGAGGAGGTTTATACAAGCTGAACAAACTTAAAGGGGAATTCGAATTATTAGAACAAAAAGATGTTGCGATTGATTTTTTCCGGTGCATAACTCGTGGTCCCGATGATTTCTATTGGGTCGGAACTACCAATGGTTTGATTAAATGTAGTTTGATAGAGGATATTGCCTTAAATTCCTATGAACGGTACGATACGGATCTATCCTATAATAAGTCCCTTACCAACAACTATATTTCTTGTTTGTATTTTGATGCTGCAGGTGTGCTATGGATTGGAACCGAAAATGGTGTGGAGAAGTATGATCCTTTCGATAACCAGTTTAAAATGACACGAATAAAAGGTGTGTTAGGGAATAGGATTCCTATCGTTAGCAGTTTTGGTCAAACCTACGATAACAATATTTTAATTGGTACACATGCCAATGGAATTTATTTGAAAAAATCAAATGAAATTAGACTAGTTTCTGCTAAGGATCTACGAATTGTTAGTATTTATAGTGCTGATGGAAAAACTTTTTATTGTGGTTTGTGGGATGGAAGAGTCTTGAAATTTGATTATTTAAACTCCAAGATGGAGATTCTAGAGGTAGGCTTTAATGATATTCCTGTTTTTTCCATTTTGAAGATTTCCAAAGATCGATTACTAATTGGATCGAACGGAGAAGGATTGATTGAATACAATATTAGATCTAAAAAATATAATCAAGTAAAACCAGAAGTCTTAGGAAATCAAGATATCAATAAAATTGTTCAAAATTATTCGGGAGTAATTTGGTTGGCAACAGAAAATGGAATTTTTAGATACAATTCTAAAACAAAATCTTTAAAAAATTACAATTATAACGAGAATGGTGACCAAGGTCTTTCCAATGATAAAATTAAAGATATTATTATTGATGTTAAAGGTAAGGTTTGGGCTTCAACTCGTCATGGATTAAATTATTACGATCCTTTAATCGATGAATTTGTTACTGTTAGTGAACCACAAGAGCTAAAGGATATTTGGATTACCGATATGGCCGTCGACTCAACAGGTCAAATGTGGTTAAACATGAATTTTAACCAGATTGCAAAATACAATCCGATAGAGAAAGATTTACGTGTATTTTCGGTAAATAATGGTGTTCGATCAAATATTTACAACAAAAGAGGTTTCCTGTTCTCCAATAAAAGTCAGATTTGTCTGGGCGGAGAAAATAGTTTTATTTCATTTAAACCATATCTTCTTAAAGAGAACAACTATTCTCCAGCTCCTTTAATTAGCGATTTTCGAGTTAAAAATACTCCGGTTTTACCTGGCGATACCATCAATGGACAGGTTATTCTAACAGAAGATTTAAATTATTCAAAAAAGGTTGATCTTAATTACGATAATCGTATGTTTTCGATAAGCTTTAGTTCATGTTCATATGTAAATGAAATACAAAACAAATTTCAGTACATGCTTCAGGGGTTCGACAAAGAATGGATTGATGCGACAAGCAGTTCTAAAACTGTCCAATACACGAATCTATATCCCAATAAGTATTTATTTAAAATTAGAACAATAAATAGCAATGGGTACTGGAGTGATACCTCATCTTATCAAATTAATATTCTTCCACCTTTTTGGTTAACCTATAAAGCTTTTATGCTTTTTTTTATATTAATTGTGATTGTAATTTACCTTGTTCGTAAGCAATTAAAAAATAGATATGATTTAAAACAGGAACTACTACTCGAAAAGGTAAAACGAGAACGTGATGAAAATCTAACCAATGAGAAACTTCGTTTTTTTACAAATATATCTCATGAATTAAGAACCCCTATATCTTTAATCCTAGGACCTGCAAAACAATTGATTGAAGAAGGTGAGGGAACCGATTATCAGAAAAGTAGAGTGAATTTGATTTTGCAAAATTCCAGCAGATTACTTTATTTGGTCAATCAGTTGTTAGATTTTAGAAAAGCACAAACAGGAGAACTTCAGTTAAAAGTTTCGAAAACCGATATCCTACTTTACACAAGAAATACTTTTCATTCATTTGAAAGCTTCGCTAAGGATAAAAAAATAAGTTTCAATTTAGTTTCAGAGGAAGAATCAATTAAGGGATGGATTGATCGGGACAAATACGATAAAATTTTATACAATCTTCTGTCTAATGCAATCAAGTTTACACCTAAATATGGTAATGTTGATTTGTATGTTGGAATAAAAGAATTCAAGCCAAAACGTTTGGTAATTGAGGTTAGTGATGATGGCATTGGCATTCCTTTAGAAAGTCAGAAAAAGATTTTTTCGAGGTTCTATCAGGCAGCGAATAGTATGGAAGACAATACTGGTTCTGGAATTGGATTATCCTTGGTTAATTCTTTGGTTAAGCTCCATAAAGCAACAATTGATGTGCAAAGTATTCCAGATAAGGGAAGTGTGTTCGGTTTGGAAATTCCAATTGAGAGAGAATATTACAAGGATTCTGAAGTGTTTGATTATGAATCAAAGCCAATAGAACCAGTTAATCTAAATCATATTGAGACGAAGAAGACAGTTCAATCGACTCACCTAAAAGAGAAAATACTAGTTATAGAGGATAATGTTGAACTTAGAAAGTTTGCTGTTGAGTATTTGTCCGATTACTTCAAGGTTTATGAAGCTGAAAATGGAGAAGAAGGATTGAAAATTTGTCGTCAAGTAAGACCCATTCTTTGTGTTGCCGATGTAATGATGCCAGTGATGGACGGATTTCAGTTTTGTGAAGAGTTAAAAAGTGATGAAACAATCAGTCATATTCCTGTTGTTTTATTAACCGCATTATCCGATAACGAAAATAAAATAAAAGGTTATAAGCTTGGCGCTGATGCTTATTTAGTGAAGCCTTTCGATCCGTCTTTGTTAAAAACCAGGATCGATAACATTGTAAAAGCAAGAGTAGAGTTGAAGGGGAAATTTTCTGTCGATGCAGAAAGTGATGTGAATGTATTAACTCATTCGCCTGTTGATGAAGAGTTTATGACTAAACTTACTGTATTCATCGAAGAAAAACTAAGTGAGCCAGAGCTTACTGCAAGTTTATTATGCGATAAAATGGGCATGAGTTCCTCTAAATTGTATCGTAAAATTAAGGAATTAACCGATTTGGCTCCGAATGAGTTTATTCGAACAATACGCCTGAAAAAATCGGCTCAATTATTAAAAGGAAAGCGTTACAATGTATCCGAAGTTGCCACCATGGTTGGCTTTAACGATCCTTTGTATTTTAGTAGATGCTTTAAAAAACAGTTTGGTTATCCTCCAAGTAAATTAATTAAATAG